Within the Trichoderma breve strain T069 chromosome 3, whole genome shotgun sequence genome, the region TATCCCGGGTGCACTGCCCCGCCGTTTCAAACCCAATATCTTCTCAATTCTCACGCTAATGTGCATTCTTCAGTCCGTCCTCACTACTGCCCCGTGCAAGGTTGTCCTCGTGCtgaaggggggaaaggatTCAAACGGAAGAATGAGATGATTCGGCATGGTCTGGTCCACGACTCTCCTGGATACGTCTGCCCCTTTTGCGCAGACAGAGAACACAAATATCCCCGGCCGGACAATCTCCAGAGGTAAGGTTCCCACACACAAGTTCGAGTTTCCATATCCTGCCATTCATCAATCAAAGCGGGCGCAACCCCTCTAGTGCCCAAAGCTTCCATATGGGGATACTGATGACAAAGGATCGACCAATATTGACTTTCGCCCATTTGCAGACACGTTCGCGTTCATCATATTGATAAAAATAAGGACGACCCCCTGCTGAGGGATGTATTAGCACAACGTCCAGACGGCCCAAGCAGAGGCCGACGAAGAAGGGCACAAGCCTAGGGCTCAGTGCTCAACTCAGTCACCATTCTGCTCTTCGATTCATCAAATTTTTGCGGCGGCATCCGAGTAAAATACCATCGTTTCACCCAATTTCACCCAACAACTGTCATCACCGATAAAAGAGATTTCGTTACATGAGATATCACTGGCGCACATGGAAAGGAACGGAAATGTTTATACATACTATAGTATGGTTCAGGAAAGCAAGCATGGAGTCTTGTAGTATTTATGAGTATTGGGGGAGCCTGGGACAGTATTATATTAATTGCGGGCTATGGCGCACCAGATTCTAATGAGTTACCAAAATCAATGCGCTGCAAGCGTTCGTTGCCGTTTATGCCGAACATGACAGGTACCCTCTTGTTGCGTCTCTTGTCGTTTGACCATGCAATGCCTTCCATGCCACCATTGGGCAGGTACCTAACTGGACAGCTTCTACCACTAGGAGGTACTAACATACATACCATGGAAGCATTTTCCTCCTCACGATACAGGTAATGGCAGGTGGCAGTTCATGCTTTGATCTCTCCTCCGATAGGGGCAGTTGCGCAGCTGCATCGTCCTGGCGTCCCCTATAATCCGATATTCCGAGCACCAAATTGCCCGTTATGGACTGAAATGACGATCTCTTTCATGGTGGTTGCAAGgcaggagcaggagaagcGGCAGTGCCGCCAGATGGCAACCAGTTACTTCCTCTCTGGGCGAGCTGCCCCTTTCCCTAAAGCCCAGcgagatgaaaagaagggcaagagCACGGGGAACTTAGGGCAACAGCTCGCGAAaatttcttctctgcatATTTGGCAGCAACTGCCCAGACGCATCGCTTCGACCCATTTTGTGCAAGTCATCTCACGAGCTCCTCACTCGTGAGCAAGTTATCACTTTCTCTTCACTGCTGCACACTCCGTCAGTCGGAGAAGAATCAAAGCACTCACAGCTACTTATTTCTCCCTTTCCGTCATTCAGGACACACGAGCTTACTTCACTTCCAGGCCTCACATCTTATCTGTAGCCATCATCACGCATTGGTTTGGAACACTCTGCAATGGCGCATCAGGTCGACAATCCGTCGTCTCCTCGGTCGTCGAGCGGAGGTGCCGATTCCTTCAAGGGAACGCCTGACACGCGATTGACCACGATGACCCCGGATGACGGCTCCAAGTCGTCCGCTCTGCTCAAGAGCTATGCGCGCTCAGCTGCTGTCGCCACGTCGCCAGCAAGACTTCCTGCTGGTGGCTTTCGCAGTACGGTTTCCCACCTGGACAAGGATCccttcatcaccaccatccaGGGCGTTGGCACGAGGCTGTCACCCACCGCGTCGGCATTTAGCCCCTTCGTTGGCAATACCTACGTTCGATTGccaaatggagatggaccCATTTCTGCTGCCTTGAGCACCGACATGGGGTTGTCCAGGATTCTTGTCATCTCGTCGCCGACTCAGGTAGCTGCGCATGAAGTAGAGGCTCTTCTAACGGTGCGTAAGCGAACATGCTTCATTCACTTGACAAACACTGACAATGGTATTTGTGTTCAGGATCTAGGAAAAGATGGCAATCCCACTTACGGCGCGAGAAGCTTCAAGGTTCACAGCAGCGGTGTCTTTGTGTACTTTACAGACATCAGAGATGCTTGTGCCTCACAGACGAAGCTTCATCAAGCTGATAAAGACTGGAAAGTTGCCTTTGCCAATCCGACACGTGTTGCCCAGTCCCAGGGCAGCCACATGGAGATGGGACAGAGTGCAGGTATGCCAGGACCCTACCACCCGACCCGGTTGAATAGATTTGCTAACTATGCAGCCGGCATCTCTCACACAGGTCAGATTATGGTCTTTGCTGTGGTTCCTCCAGGAGCTATGGTTGACCCAGTCCAAACTATGGGAGTGGCTCATCGATTCTTGCAATCGCACGGCCGCCTatttgcctttgtcaagcAGGCTACTTTCCCAAACGGCTCTTTCAGAGCTGTTGCTGAGTTTTGTGACACCACTGCCGCCTTTCCTGTCATACAAGCTTGCAGCGGCGGTATCTCCACAGAGGTTTGTCGTTCTCCTTGACCTTACGACGAGCATTCATATTAATCTTTGCAACCACTTAGGGTATTCAGCTCTTTGCATCAGCATACAACGTCGATGCCTACTCTACCGCCGCACTCACCGAAGCAGTAGAGGAAATGGCTGTCAGCAAAAGGCCAGATGATCCAGACCAACGGTTTGGCTCTGTGAGCTCCAACTCCTCTCAGGCCGGTCAGGGTGATCCACACTATAACGCACCTATTGCCATGTATCCTTTCATGTTCCAAGCGCCATTCACCCCAGCTGTGCCGTATATGCTGGATTCCTCCTTCCTCCCGGCGGCACAGACAGGCTCAGGGAGCCCACTGACCCCGTTTGCTCCCCAGTATCCCATCTTCGGAACTCTGTATCAGACGCCACCCTCTCCGGCTCTAACCTCCCATAACAGCTACAGTCCTTCGAGGACCTTTTCGGGTGCTGCCGAACGAGCGGATGCTCGCCGACAGAATGCTATGAGAATTAGCCGATCCACCTATCATAGCACCACGACTCATCATAATCATGTTGACATCAATCGTATCCGCGATGGCATCGACGTCCGCACTACGGTAGGCTCATCCAGCATATAGCTCCGAAATCTGGCTGACTTCTTTCCCGCAGATTATGCTTCGCAACATTCCCAACAAGGTAGATCAAGCCATGCTTAAAAGAATCATTGATGAGTCTAGTTGGGGAAAGTACGATTTTATGTACCTTCGCATCGATTTTGCCAACGACTGCAAGTGAGTCATTGTCATCTTAGCCCATGCAAGCTTCGCAAGTACTAATGATATTATGCAGTGTCGGATATGCATTCATTAACTTTGTAGACGTGAGCCTCATCTCCCTCCTTCGACTCTAACATTCACTAACTTTCGCCTGTAGCCTCTGGATATAATTGATGTCAGTACAATTTGAACAAGATTTGTGGATCTTCTGAGGGCTGGTACTGACTTCATTGACCCAGTTTGTCAACGCTCGCGGAAACCAACGCTGGTATGCTTCCTCAATGGTATTTTACTGATTCCCTGACACATTGACACTTGATATAGGAACTGCTTCAAAAGCGACAAGGTGGCAGAGATCTCATATGCCAGTAAGTCAGCCTCAGcagtattattataactcATTATACTAACCCAGTCGTATAGCTATTCAGGGAAAGGACTGCTTGGTGCAGAAGTTTCGAAACAGTTCTGTGATGTTGGAGGCTCCGCACTATCGCCCCAAGGTAAGTGTTTGCCGAAACTTTCCCTAGGATATCACTCTCTGAGACAAAGGCTAACTAAGACAAGCTTTATTATACCTCTAATGGACCAATGCCAGACCTTGCCGGACAGGAAGAGCCGTTTCCCGAACCTGACAACcagtcaaagatgaagcgaaGCTGCGAAAATGCTGAGCATGTTGGTAAGTTACACACTTGTGTCTGTTTCGAAGTATTTTTAACTGACTCCTTCCAGGACTATTCACGCCCAATGCTGGACAGCATTTCCGTGATGAGCAACGGCGCCGACGATCCCAATATGACCGAGGCACTCGTCTTGCAGCCCTTGAGGAGTACGACTATGAGACGGCCATTCAGCATCTTTACGGCAGCACGACCCAGTGAGTGAAGCTATGACGAACTAACTTGCCCCTTATTGGCAAAGGACTCTCGACTATTTTGCGACATTGAAGTTTACTGATCCCATTTGTGATGattgttttttcccctctttttttctcgttaCGCACAACACAATTGCTATATTTCGGTTGATAACCATGATTTCACGTGGTGAGATGAGAACACGTAGTTTGACAGACAGAGAACAGAGTTCGTTCATAGTTCAATACACATTTTGTTCGAGAAAGTAAAAACGCTTAATATCACTGCCATGAGGCTGACATCTAAAATCCCAGTAGCACTAACTAATACAGCGCTCATGAGAGCATCGACCGCTAACCAAGTAACTGGTACCTGTTACTGGAAATATCTACCTTATGTTATGAGTCCTGATTCGATACCAAATGTTcagggagagaaggaagggGTTTTCGGGGTGTGTTTAGATGGTTTGGAGCTGGATGGCGGAGGGAATGAAAGCGTGACTCGTGATCTAGATGGTGTATGTCTGAATAATTGTCATCATTTTGAGAACCCGGCGTTCCAAGTGAGGGATGCCGCCGTGGAAGCTCCTTTTGGCCGGTTTCACGAATTGGCTGGTGGGATTCAGTCGTCTCTAGGGAGGAGAACGTCATCCGTTTACTCGGTACGTTTGGTGCAGCTTCAAATGAAGAGACACTGACTACTGGAATATGGTTCGGCACCGGTTGTTCGTCTGCTTGGACACCCGGATCGGGTTTATAAAAGCCATGAGATCCATGGCCAGAAtacggcggcggcgaagtATATGCAATCCCGGCAGCTTGTTCCTGCAAGGCGGCAAGATAAGGAATGGGGACTCCCCTAGaaaagatgacgaggaaCAAGCAAGAGAGTAGGAGGATGGCCTGCACTATGGCCATGCGCTTCTGGAAGACTACTTCGTCGGCCAACAGGTTCAGCCTTGTGCTCAGTGCGACAATGTCACGCTCAGACTGCTCCCGCTGACTTTCGAGGGCTAGGACGGTGGATTGCCAAATCTGCTCGTACTGCTCACGTACGTTGCGCATCTCGGCGAGTACGGTGGAGTTAAGATCTCCGAGGAAACGAGTGAGCTTAGACACTTGCTTCTGTTCGGTTTTCTGCAGCGCATCCTGCATGAGCCGCGACTGGTCCTCGACGTATTTGAGAGATAGGGTGAGATTGGACTCGACTTGCTGCAGGCGCTTggtgatggagttgaagaaaCTTCCCTGCACGGTTGGCGTAGCAGCGGAGGCGCTCGAGGTACTTCGGGGTTTTCCTGTCCCGGAGCCTGTCCCGGAGCCTGTCCCAGTGGAATCTACAGGCTCTACCGGGACTTGGGCATTCTCGACGGCAGGTTTGGAAGGGTCCGTTTGTTTTAACGGCGGTGTAGTAGAAGGATCACGCGCTTGAGTGGCATTCGATCTTGGAGAATCCGGAGATACAGGATCTGATTCCACGGCACCATCTTTACTCTGAGGTTTGACCCCCTCGCTGGCGGTTGTGGAGCCCAGGTTCCCTGGTTTTCCATCGGTTACCACCGTTGGAGACGCAGCGCATGTTGCTGTCAAAAGGTAAAAGGGGTCTTGGTCTAATGGCAGCAGAGAGGTGCTGACGGGAGGTGGTATAGTCTCCTCTTCAGTCTTGGTCTCGACAGTGGTTTCAACAGCCGCGGATGGTGGCATAACAGTAGCAGCGGGAACCGAGagaacctcttcctcctcaacctcctcctcttcctcatgaGCGTCATCTTCTCGGCCCGTCTCGCTATCTTTCCAAGAGTCGAGCATTCTCGAGCCATGTACTCGCAGTAACGAAACTGGGCAGTAGTACTCGTTTCCGTAATGTGTAATGAATTCAAGCCTGATATATTTCGCCCAGATTTGAGGGTTCTGTACAAGGAACGCCTGTATGTCACGAGAGTTTGCGGCTTCGAATATTCCAATCTCCCTCCACTTATCCATTTTCACGGGATATCGGTCGCTCACGCTGACCCTGAAATGACGAACCATGCTAGAGAAGAATTCGAaattggcgatgacgatTGTGTCGATGAGGATATCGTCACTTAGCTCGACGATGACATATTTGTTTTGCGCAGCACATTCAAGCAGCATGTAAGAGTCCTTGTTTTCCACCAGGATTGCTTTTGCGTTTTTGGCTTGCGGACCTGCTTTCAAAACGGTGGCACCCGCATCGAAGGACGAGTATGAGAAGCGTTCCTTGCAAGTTTGTCCGGCGTCTTTGCTTCGGTAGATGGGCGCTTTCCCATCCTTGGACACAAGAGCCTCGTCAATATCATCGCCCTTATTCGAGTTTGCCGATTCCGCGTAGGTTCCAGTTCGAGTTCCTTCTCCATCGCCGTAATCATCAAATGTTAGGGatatttctccttcttctcccagtCCCTCTTCCACGTCGTGGGACGGTCTGTCCCCTTTCTGACGCCCGCTTGAGTTCCGGAGGTGCAAGTCTTGAGGGTCTTGTCCAGTTTCCTTtagcatcatctccttccAGTCCTCGAATGACATGAAAGGTGTCGCAAAGGTATCGCCCGCAGATGTCTTCGTCAACGTGTCCGTGTCGTTTTGTGTGGCTGCAGTTGGCgaagcctcctcctccacagcGGGCTGTGTAACACGCTCGGCAGCATCATAGTAGTCGCCTGTGATTGAAATCTTGGTCGGGGCCGGTATTGAGTCCGTCCATGATGTCTTGAGGCATAGCGACGGCAGCGCGTGCGTGATGTAGTTGATGGTACGAGCGTCGCATTGGCCAGGCGCACTCTGGGGAGAGGCTTTCGAGTTAGCCTGCACAAGGCCGCTtgataagagaagaagagtaagaCCAGCGTGCCAAATACACGAGGGGAGGGTCATGGTAAGGTATATGGCAAGTCATTGATAAAAAGACACCTGGAGGTTATTCAAGGTAAAGCAGTGGCAATATCAGGTACTTGTCTGGAATCCTGCTAGGCGGTTGACTCCATCATccctggcaagcctggtATAAACCACCTTCTCCGCATTAGCTGCGACTTCCTATTGAGTACACTGTACTAATCTTAGCAGGCAAGACGTTGAAGTGGCAGCTAGGCGGCTTTAGGCAAGTATATGTCTATAAATGGATAGCTGATGTCTTTCCTCGATGCTTCCACGAGCAAGGGTCGTTTAGTATGCCGTAGAATTAACCAAGAAATATATTGCTGTTTGAGTATATGAAGCGATATGAACgataaaaatataaatattattattgGTTTAATATATTGTTTTATTATCAGATACAAAGCAGTTTCCACGATGCATAAATAATAGCCGAATTTACAGACGCAACGCAGCGCACGGGCAGCAGGAATATTAACACGGTGGTCTCATCAATTTGGCTAATCAACTGTGGATCTTCAACTTACTAATGCCTCGATCCCAACTAACAGATGTGGCAATGGTGCAACATGACATCGCATGCCAGGTAACTTAATGTACAGCCGGCTTATGTTGCCTGTCAAAGGCCACCTCAACCCTTCTTGATTTGCATCCGGCAATCGCATCGCCGACGAGTTCAACATCGATTGCGGCCATCATTCAAGTCGTTCGCTATGGATCAAGTCATGGGCGGCGATCGCCTCCCACTGGAAGCATGGTTCTGGGAGATGCCTGTGTGCACGCGATGGTGGACGGCGGCCACTGTCTTGACAAGCGCCCTCGTCCAGTGCCATATGGTGACGCCGTTTCAGTTATTCTATAGCTTCAGAGCCGTCTTTATCAAGTCACAGGTTGGTCGCGCCTCCATTCACCACTATACTTCGCATTTCCTAACTGATGATGGAACTTGTAGTACTGGCGACTGTTGACGACGTTTCTCTATTTCGGTCCGTTTTCACTCGACCTACTCTTTCACATATACTTTCTACAACGCTATGCACGGCTGCTCGAAGAGTCATCAGGTAGATCAGCCGCATACTTTTCATGGCTCCTCGTCTACGCCATGGCGAGCCTCATTGTACTGTCGCCACTGGTTTCAATGCCATTCCTCGGGCACCCTCTCTCCTCTACCCTCGTTTACATCTGGTCTCGCCGTAACCCCGACACTAGACTGAGCTTCCTGGGCTTGCTCGTCTTCACGGCTCCGTACCTGCCGTGGGTGCTGATGGCCTTCAGCTTGTTTATGCACGGCACGATCCCCAGGGACGAGATCATGGGTGTCGTCATTGGCCACATTTGGTACTTCTTCAACGACGTATACCCACCGCTTCACAATGGCTCAAAGCCATTAGATCCCCCAAGCTGGTGGCGGAGGCTATTCGAGGGTCGCAGAACAGAAGATTCTACCACGGACATTGACGACATGGTGGGTGCAGCGGGAAGAGATGTCGCTGCTGTAAACGTGCTGTAATCAACGACGAAATGCGAGTCTTTCCTATTTCGGTGTCCACACACAGGGCACCCCGCTAGAATAAACTACAGCCTAGCAAACGTGTAAATAAGAATTAACGAATTGTGCTCTACCAAGAGGCCAAGCACCACATACTGAATATAGACTacaagaataaaaaagagaaaataaatgaataaataaaaacaacATCATAACTCAAAGTCAGTGTTTTTGGTAAAATAAACTcaaaatattatataatacaAAGATATTTAATCATAGAGAAAATATTACAAAATAAAGTAGCTAtaatcaaaaaaaaaatacttatatataatgATTAAAGATAGCTAAACTTAACTGGGGTAAAATATGCTTGGCCGATTATGTAATATTTCTTATCCGGGTAGTAAATATTTACTAGGCGACATGTGACGTTAGATCATGGAGCTTATGATAGCGAGGAGGTAAATCGCTTGCCGTGCAATATCGGAGCTTCGCGCCAGTTGATATCAATCAATCTCGGTCATATTTGCGCAGAAACCTGTGTGCCATGATACTTCCGCGCCGCTAGCTACCCAATCGTGGCCTGGTGAACCGTGTGGAACTTTTCTCCGTGTGGCCTCGCCAGAAATCCGTCACGATGCAAGATGAGCTTCTTCCCTCTGAAGTCGAGCAAGTTGAATCGGTTAGTTCTTGTAGCCCTCTTCCTGTGAAGGTTGGTATTCGTTAAAAGCATCACTGCTAATTGTGGCAAAGCTGATTCTTTCTCTCTATGAACCAGCTTCACCCAGCACGATTTCCAAAACACAGGCAACGTTATCACGGTTACAAGGTTCACCACAAGCATGGTCGCTCGCCCACCACCTGCTTGGGCGCCGAGACGAGAAAGTCAAGTTTTTCGGCGCGCTCACCATCATCGTTAAGCTGAATACCGAAAGGCATGTTGGCCATTCGATCCATTGTGGCCTGAACTTCATGGCTGACCTCGACCAGTGCTTCTCTTAccgatggcgatgccacAGAGCTTCTCGTCTCGCTCTTGGGATGGTACATAGGGGCCGTGCAACAAAAGATGGGATCACTCGTCGTACGGAAGCTTTCATCTGCCTTGTCGACCTATTTCCTGTATTTCCACCGGCTGTGCAGCCGCtacatctttcatcttctggTTAGTCTGGCATCAAATCGAGCCTGGCAGCCTGGCACAATCGATGAATCTGTGGATTTCAACGCCATATCAGAAAGCCTTACGGGAGTCCATTTACATGCAGCTATCTTGGTGATTAGCAACATTCTCGAAGATGTTGCTCGTATCGACCTGAACGCTGCAAGCAAGTACGCAACTCACCTCCCCCACGGTAGCCATGTTCAAGCGTCACTAACCTGAACCAGCGTCGGGCTCTACGACTCTGTTCTCGCAAACACTTCGGATTCTGTAACGCTCATCACCATGTGCATGAGCCGAGATGGTACTTCTCCGGAGGTCAAACAAGATGCGCTGAGGTGTCTTCAGGTGGGTGGCTACATGTCTGGTTAGGCGTATCAAACGATGCAGGGAAGCTAATAGATGTCTGCCTGCCAGTCCTGGGTGAACTTTGCTCAAAAAACATCAGCACGAAACAGTTACATTGCCGATTCTCTGCGTCCCCTTATCGGAGGCTCCATCAACGCCTTGATGGTAGAGGACTTGTACAATGCAGCCGCGGAACTACTTATTGATGTGCTCTTCAATTGGCCTTCTCTGTTCACCGAGCAGCACTACACGGCGCTTTCCAATGTCCTCGATACGGCGTGGTTTCATAATCTTTACGACCAATTAATCCAAGGCGACGGTGATTTTGAGGCAACACAACTCGGATACGTGCTTCTCGCTTTTGGCGAAGCTAGGATACAAATCCTTATTCAAGACGACAACGACCAGAACCGGAATATACTATCTAGATTATGCGGTTTGCTTGCGGCTGATGGCTACCCCGTTGCTGAGAACAAGATTTTCGTTCCTGCCATTGAGTTTTGGTCGACGTTCACGGAATTCGTGTcagatatggagatggaatcaaCCTCGGCAAGCTCACTAACCACGATCATGATTCCATACATCTTTCAAGCAACGTCGCACGCATGGAAGAAGATCATCTATCCACCAGCAGATGAATTTCACTCATGGGACTCGGTTGATCGCGTTGGGTTCAATGATGCCAGAAAAGATGTGGTGGACTTCCTGCAAGCCGTCTATGTTTTGATTGGGCCGAAACTCGTCGAGACTTTCTCCTCATTGATACTATCCACCTTGGCAAACTCCTCTTGGCTGGAACTGGAGTCGGCTATATTTTGCCTGGGAGGCTTGGCAGACTGCAGTCAAGAAGACCCGCGCTGTGATAGCTCGCTTGCTGCTGTCTTTTCATCACCACTGTTTTCAGCACTTCGAAGTGGTCAGAAAAACATACCAGCTCGACTTAGGCAGACCTG harbors:
- a CDS encoding RNA recognition motif 2 domain-containing protein; translated protein: MAHQVDNPSSPRSSSGGADSFKGTPDTRLTTMTPDDGSKSSALLKSYARSAAVATSPARLPAGGFRSTVSHLDKDPFITTIQGVGTRLSPTASAFSPFVGNTYVRLPNGDGPISAALSTDMGLSRILVISSPTQVAAHEVEALLTDLGKDGNPTYGARSFKVHSSGVFVYFTDIRDACASQTKLHQADKDWKVAFANPTRVAQSQGSHMEMGQSAGMPGPYHPTRLNRFANYAAGISHTGQIMVFAVVPPGAMVDPVQTMGVAHRFLQSHGRLFAFVKQATFPNGSFRAVAEFCDTTAAFPVIQACSGGISTEGIQLFASAYNVDAYSTAALTEAVEEMAVSKRPDDPDQRFGSVSSNSSQAGQGDPHYNAPIAMYPFMFQAPFTPAVPYMLDSSFLPAAQTGSGSPLTPFAPQYPIFGTLYQTPPSPALTSHNSYSPSRTFSGAAERADARRQNAMRISRSTYHSTTTHHNHVDINRIRDGIDVRTTIMLRNIPNKVDQAMLKRIIDESSWGKYDFMYLRIDFANDCNVGYAFINFVDPLDIIDFVNARGNQRWNCFKSDKVAEISYATIQGKDCLVQKFRNSSVMLEAPHYRPKLYYTSNGPMPDLAGQEEPFPEPDNQSKMKRSCENAEHVGLFTPNAGQHFRDEQRRRRSQYDRGTRLAALEEYDYETAIQHLYGSTTQ
- a CDS encoding der1-like family domain-containing protein, producing the protein MDQVMGGDRLPLEAWFWEMPVCTRWWTAATVLTSALVQCHMVTPFQLFYSFRAVFIKSQYWRLLTTFLYFGPFSLDLLFHIYFLQRYARLLEESSGRSAAYFSWLLVYAMASLIVLSPLVSMPFLGHPLSSTLVYIWSRRNPDTRLSFLGLLVFTAPYLPWVLMAFSLFMHGTIPRDEIMGVVIGHIWYFFNDVYPPLHNGSKPLDPPSWWRRLFEGRRTEDSTTDIDDMVGAAGRDVAAVNVL